The Populus nigra chromosome 14, ddPopNigr1.1, whole genome shotgun sequence genome has a segment encoding these proteins:
- the LOC133672404 gene encoding scarecrow-like protein 32, giving the protein MKTELRGNSNTSISLQNPSLFNNPQSSLSGALKGCLGSLDGACIEKLLLHCASALEHNDGTLAQQVMWVLNNVASLVGDPNQRLTSWFLRALISRASKVCPTAMNFDGSSTIRRRNMPVTELAVYVDLIPWHRFGFCASNSAILKAIEGYSKVHILDFSITHCMQWPTLIDALAIRPEGPPSLRITVPSCRPPVPPFLNVSCQEVGLRLSNFAKYRDVPFEFNVFDHDPSSFASSEIMSQESSRDFHFESLLNHLTPTMLDLRDDEALVINCQNWLRYLSDEEKGNSVQNSSLRDAFLCTVKGFNPCIVVVVDEDSDLSAPSLSSRIPTCFNFLWIPFDALETFLLKDSSQRMEYESDIGHKIENIISFEGAQRIERLESGIKLAQRMKNAGFSSVPFCEDTIGEVRSLLEEHASGWGMKREEDHMLVLTWKGHNSVFSTAWVPNGLQD; this is encoded by the coding sequence ATGAAAACTGAACTGAGAGGAAACAGTAATACCTCCATTTCTCTACAAAATCCTAGTCTCTTCAACAACCCTCAAAGCTCTCTCTCCGGTGCACTTAAAGGGTGTCTTGGTAGCCTTGATGGAGCCTGTATAGAGAAGCTTCTACTTCATTGTGCTAGTGCCTTAGAACACAATGATGGGACTTTGGCTCAACAAGTGATGTGGGTGCTCAACAATGTTGCTTCTTTGGTTGGTGACCCTAACCAAAGGCTCACTTCTTGGTTTCTTAGGGCACTTATCTCCAGGGCATCCAAGGTTTGTCCTACCGCGATGAATTTTGATGGTAGCAGCACAATTCGGAGGAGGAACATGCCTGTCACCGAGCTTGCCGTGTACGTTGATCTTATCCCTTGGCACAGGTTTGGATTTTGTGCGTCAAACAGTGCTATTTTGAAGGCAATTGAAGGTTACTCTAAAGTTCATATCTTAGATTTTAGCATCACTCATTGTATGCAGTGGCCTACTCTTATAGATGCTTTAGCTATAAGGCCCGAAGGTCCTCCTTCACTTAGGATTACAGTTCCCTCTTGTAGACCACCAGTCCCTCCTTTTCTTAATGTATCATGTCAAGAAGTTGGTCTCCGTTTGAGCAATTTCGCCAAATATAGGGATGTTCCTTTTGAATTCAATGTGTTTGATCATGACCCATCTTCTTTTGCTTCAAGTGAAATTATGTCCCAGGAATCTTCTCGTGACTTTCATTTCGAGTCATTGTTGAATCACTTGACTCCTACAATGCTAGACCTTAGAGACGATGAGGCCTTGGTGATAAATTGCCAAAACTGGTTAAGATACTTGTCTGATGAGGAAAAGGGAAATAGTGTTCAAAATTCTTCCTTAAGAGACGCTTTCCTTTGTACAGTAAAAGGTTTCAATCCTTGTATTGTAGTTGTTGTCGATGAAGATTCTGATTTAAGTGCACCAAGCCTCTCTTCCAGGATCCCTACTTGCTTCAATTTTCTATGGATACCATTCGATGCTTTGGAAACTTTCTTACTTAAAGATAGTAGCCAAAGGATGGAATATGAGTCTGATATTGGTCATAAAATCGAAAATATTATCAGTTTTGAAGGGGCTCAAAGGATAGAGAGATTAGAATCTGGGATTAAATTAGCACAAAGGATGAAAAATGCAGGGTTTTCAAGCGTTCCATTCTGTGAAGACACAATTGGTGAAGTTAGATCCTTGCTAGAAGAGCATGCTAGTGGGTGGGGcatgaaaagagaagaagatcaTATGCTGGTGCTCACATGGAAGGGCCACAACTCAGTTTTTTCCACAGCTTGGGTTCCAAATGGTTTACAGGATTAA
- the LOC133672403 gene encoding BTB/POZ domain-containing protein At3g22104-like isoform X1, whose protein sequence is MAVCCDLEVDVNGEETFMVDKKVIASYCGRLRKLFGKSTGSTRNLKVIFNDFPGGAGNFELLSRFCYNNGRIDITPSNISFLHSAAQFMEMNNSVSGTHNLLEETEKSLKGMNYWAWSELLITIKQCQDLLPFPNSSGILEKCVDSLIGRMATSSEPSPCPSTSSPDSSGVRFSCDTRSTESLKNSFSRATWWFEDLLVLSTNLVGMVIKSMVLRKFDHVIISRFLFYYQKSKCYTGTSDEKRNVVETVIDILYILDWNSVSFKSLFGILRVALNLNISKCSRTKLESMIGSQMDQATLDNLLIPSPYGMNYLYNVKLVLRFLKAFLHGGTSQTSPTQLRKVASLMDLYIAEVAPDPCLKPSKFLALTMALPDSARDSYDRIYRATDMYLQVHTGLSEEEKMKICCALNYEKLSAEACIHLSQNKRFPSKSAVQALMSQQVKLKSLLKTTDKMKCYIDSPSGVSEIGRKGKKNEASEQIVLYAGKLDPPTNNEKLRAHLQGMQWRVTELEKICLKMQTQMTKIMKSRVSSHSTPRSLPKLCS, encoded by the exons ATGGCAGTTTGCTGTGATCTTGAAGTAGATGTCAATGGTGAAGAGACGTTCATGGTGGataag AAGGTCATTGCTTCATATTGTGGCagattaagaaaattatttggtAAATCAACAGGTAGTACAAGAAATTTGAAAGTGATATTCAATGACTTTCCTGGTGGGGCTGGAAATTTTGAACTCCTGTCAAGATTCTGCTACAATAACGGTAGGATTGACATAACTCCTTCAAATATTTCCTTCCTACATTCTGCTGCACAGTTCATGGAGATGAACAATTCTGTATCTGGAACTCATAACTTATTGGAAGAGACAGAGAAATCACTTAAAGGGATGAATTACTGGGCATGGTCTGAGCTATTAATCACTATAAAGCAGTGCCAAGATTTACTTCCGTTTCCAAATTCTTCTGGTATTCTTGAAAAATGTGTGGATTCTCTTATTGGAAGGATGGCTACTTCTAGTGAGCCTAGCCCATGTCCATCTACTTCTTCTCCTGATAGCTCTGGAGTCCGGTTTTCATGTGACACTAGAAGCACTGAGAGTTTGAAGAATAGCTTCTCTCGAGCAACCTGGTGGTTTGAGGATCTTTTGGTTTTGAGCACTAATTTGGTTGGAATGGTGATCAAATCCATGGTCTTGCGGAAGTTTGATCATGTTATCATTAGTAGGTTTCTCTTTTATTACCAGAAATCGAAGTGCTATACTGGCACGTCTGATGAGAAGCGTAATGTAGTAGAAACTGTCATAGATATACTTTATATTCTTGATTGGAACTCTGTTTCATTCAAGAGTTTATTTGGAATTCTTCGAGTTGCTTTGAATTTGAACATAAGCAAATGTAGCAGGACCAAGTTGGAGAGTATGATAGGTTCTCAGATGGATCAAGCAACTCTAGATAATCTGCTTATTCCTTCTCCATATGGGATGAATTACTTGTATAACGTGAAGCTTGTTCTAAGGTTCTTGAAAGCATTTCTGCACGGAGGAACCAGTCAAACGTCTCCAACACAATTGAGAAAAGTTGCTAGTTTGATGGACTTGTATATAGCAGAAGTAGCCCCAGATCCTTGTTTAAAGCCTTCTAAGTTCTTGGCCCTAACCATGGCTCTGCCAGATTCTGCCAGAGATTCATATGACAGAATCTACCGTGCCACAGACATGTATCTACAG GTGCATACTGGATTatcagaagaagaaaagatgaagatatgCTGTGCATTGAATTATGAGAAGCTCTCAGCTGAAGCTTGCATCCACCTTTCTCAGAACAAAAGGTTTCCATCAAAAAGTGCAGTCCAAGCTCTCATGTCTCAGCAAGTCAAGCTCAAAAGCCTACTCAAAACCACCGACAAAATGAAATGCTATATTGATTCACCTTCTGGTGTTAGTGAGATtggaaggaaaggaaagaaaaatgaagccAGTGAACAAATTGTGCTCTATGCTGGTAAACTCGATCCTCCAACTAACAATGAGAAGCTTAGAGCCCATTTGCAAGGAATGCAATGGAGGGTGACGGAATTGGAGAAAATTTGCTTGAAAATGCAAACACAGATGACAAAAATCATGAAGTCAAGAGTATCAAGCCATAGCACTCCCAGATCCTTACCCAAGCTTTGTTCATGA
- the LOC133672403 gene encoding BTB/POZ domain-containing protein At3g22104-like isoform X2, with product MLATSLNFITSLNKSLLSVKVIASYCGRLRKLFGKSTGSTRNLKVIFNDFPGGAGNFELLSRFCYNNGRIDITPSNISFLHSAAQFMEMNNSVSGTHNLLEETEKSLKGMNYWAWSELLITIKQCQDLLPFPNSSGILEKCVDSLIGRMATSSEPSPCPSTSSPDSSGVRFSCDTRSTESLKNSFSRATWWFEDLLVLSTNLVGMVIKSMVLRKFDHVIISRFLFYYQKSKCYTGTSDEKRNVVETVIDILYILDWNSVSFKSLFGILRVALNLNISKCSRTKLESMIGSQMDQATLDNLLIPSPYGMNYLYNVKLVLRFLKAFLHGGTSQTSPTQLRKVASLMDLYIAEVAPDPCLKPSKFLALTMALPDSARDSYDRIYRATDMYLQVHTGLSEEEKMKICCALNYEKLSAEACIHLSQNKRFPSKSAVQALMSQQVKLKSLLKTTDKMKCYIDSPSGVSEIGRKGKKNEASEQIVLYAGKLDPPTNNEKLRAHLQGMQWRVTELEKICLKMQTQMTKIMKSRVSSHSTPRSLPKLCS from the exons ATGCTTGCTACTTCTCTTAACTTCATTACTTCATTAAATAAATCACTTTTATCAGtg AAGGTCATTGCTTCATATTGTGGCagattaagaaaattatttggtAAATCAACAGGTAGTACAAGAAATTTGAAAGTGATATTCAATGACTTTCCTGGTGGGGCTGGAAATTTTGAACTCCTGTCAAGATTCTGCTACAATAACGGTAGGATTGACATAACTCCTTCAAATATTTCCTTCCTACATTCTGCTGCACAGTTCATGGAGATGAACAATTCTGTATCTGGAACTCATAACTTATTGGAAGAGACAGAGAAATCACTTAAAGGGATGAATTACTGGGCATGGTCTGAGCTATTAATCACTATAAAGCAGTGCCAAGATTTACTTCCGTTTCCAAATTCTTCTGGTATTCTTGAAAAATGTGTGGATTCTCTTATTGGAAGGATGGCTACTTCTAGTGAGCCTAGCCCATGTCCATCTACTTCTTCTCCTGATAGCTCTGGAGTCCGGTTTTCATGTGACACTAGAAGCACTGAGAGTTTGAAGAATAGCTTCTCTCGAGCAACCTGGTGGTTTGAGGATCTTTTGGTTTTGAGCACTAATTTGGTTGGAATGGTGATCAAATCCATGGTCTTGCGGAAGTTTGATCATGTTATCATTAGTAGGTTTCTCTTTTATTACCAGAAATCGAAGTGCTATACTGGCACGTCTGATGAGAAGCGTAATGTAGTAGAAACTGTCATAGATATACTTTATATTCTTGATTGGAACTCTGTTTCATTCAAGAGTTTATTTGGAATTCTTCGAGTTGCTTTGAATTTGAACATAAGCAAATGTAGCAGGACCAAGTTGGAGAGTATGATAGGTTCTCAGATGGATCAAGCAACTCTAGATAATCTGCTTATTCCTTCTCCATATGGGATGAATTACTTGTATAACGTGAAGCTTGTTCTAAGGTTCTTGAAAGCATTTCTGCACGGAGGAACCAGTCAAACGTCTCCAACACAATTGAGAAAAGTTGCTAGTTTGATGGACTTGTATATAGCAGAAGTAGCCCCAGATCCTTGTTTAAAGCCTTCTAAGTTCTTGGCCCTAACCATGGCTCTGCCAGATTCTGCCAGAGATTCATATGACAGAATCTACCGTGCCACAGACATGTATCTACAG GTGCATACTGGATTatcagaagaagaaaagatgaagatatgCTGTGCATTGAATTATGAGAAGCTCTCAGCTGAAGCTTGCATCCACCTTTCTCAGAACAAAAGGTTTCCATCAAAAAGTGCAGTCCAAGCTCTCATGTCTCAGCAAGTCAAGCTCAAAAGCCTACTCAAAACCACCGACAAAATGAAATGCTATATTGATTCACCTTCTGGTGTTAGTGAGATtggaaggaaaggaaagaaaaatgaagccAGTGAACAAATTGTGCTCTATGCTGGTAAACTCGATCCTCCAACTAACAATGAGAAGCTTAGAGCCCATTTGCAAGGAATGCAATGGAGGGTGACGGAATTGGAGAAAATTTGCTTGAAAATGCAAACACAGATGACAAAAATCATGAAGTCAAGAGTATCAAGCCATAGCACTCCCAGATCCTTACCCAAGCTTTGTTCATGA